One genomic segment of Kiritimatiella glycovorans includes these proteins:
- a CDS encoding sodium:solute symporter translates to MHWIDWVLVTGYFAFILGFATWISMRARRKQAMDSASFFLSGRDAGWWVIGASLFAANIGSEHLVGLAGTGAASGVAVGQFEIAASLILLLLGWLFVPFYLRNGVFTMPEFLERRYSAGSRWYLSIISIIAYVLTKISVTIAAGGIVFEAIMGINFWAGAVAVVAITGIYTLLGGLRAVLYTDFIQIFVIIAGSLTVTLFGLDKAGGWSEVHATAGRSFFNMWTNPDFPWTGLVIGVPILGVWYWCTDQFIVQRVLSARNFHHARGGTVFGGFLKILPLFLFVIPGIIAHALAQKGMLELEDADAALPTMVAALLPVGFRGLVVAGLLAALTSSLASVFNSCSTLITFDIYKKLKPDATERSLVRVGRVATGFLILCGLAWIPLMKLVSGELYKYLQSVQAYISPPITAVFLVGLFSPRVNGRGALAALLTGFVLGTARLVLELNAGALGPGPLRSLVEMNFLHFAGVLFAFCSVVLVLVSLLTPAPDRERLRGLTLATGVEGEVREKASPLVIAASVLLLVTVLAIWVVFSSWGVG, encoded by the coding sequence ATGCACTGGATCGACTGGGTTCTGGTGACCGGATACTTTGCGTTCATCCTGGGATTCGCGACGTGGATCAGTATGCGGGCGCGGCGGAAACAGGCGATGGATTCGGCCTCGTTTTTTCTCTCCGGACGCGATGCGGGATGGTGGGTCATCGGGGCTTCGCTCTTCGCGGCGAATATCGGATCGGAACATCTCGTCGGGCTCGCCGGGACCGGGGCGGCCTCGGGGGTCGCGGTGGGGCAGTTCGAGATCGCCGCTTCACTGATTCTACTGCTGCTCGGCTGGCTCTTCGTGCCGTTCTATCTCCGCAACGGGGTGTTCACGATGCCCGAGTTCCTTGAGCGCCGCTACTCGGCCGGATCCCGGTGGTACCTTTCGATCATTTCGATCATCGCCTATGTCCTGACCAAGATCTCCGTTACCATCGCGGCCGGCGGGATCGTCTTCGAAGCGATCATGGGGATCAATTTCTGGGCCGGAGCGGTGGCCGTGGTGGCGATCACGGGGATCTACACCCTGCTGGGCGGGTTGCGTGCGGTCCTCTATACCGACTTCATCCAGATCTTTGTGATTATCGCCGGATCGCTGACGGTCACCCTGTTCGGTCTCGATAAGGCCGGCGGATGGAGTGAGGTCCACGCCACGGCGGGACGATCCTTCTTTAATATGTGGACCAATCCAGATTTTCCCTGGACCGGTCTCGTGATCGGCGTGCCGATTCTCGGCGTGTGGTACTGGTGCACCGACCAGTTTATCGTGCAGCGCGTCCTCTCCGCGCGAAACTTTCATCACGCGCGCGGCGGCACCGTATTCGGGGGATTTCTGAAAATACTCCCCCTCTTCCTGTTCGTCATCCCGGGTATCATCGCCCATGCCTTGGCGCAGAAAGGCATGCTGGAACTGGAGGATGCCGATGCCGCACTGCCGACGATGGTGGCGGCGCTCCTCCCGGTGGGATTCCGGGGGCTCGTGGTGGCCGGACTTCTGGCAGCACTGACCAGCTCGCTCGCCTCCGTCTTTAATTCCTGCTCGACCCTGATCACCTTCGATATCTACAAGAAGCTCAAGCCGGATGCCACGGAACGAAGCCTGGTCCGGGTGGGGCGGGTAGCGACCGGTTTTCTGATCCTCTGCGGCCTCGCCTGGATCCCGTTGATGAAGCTCGTCTCAGGCGAACTCTACAAATACCTTCAGAGTGTTCAGGCCTATATATCCCCCCCGATTACCGCGGTGTTTCTGGTTGGACTCTTCTCGCCGCGCGTGAACGGCCGCGGCGCCCTGGCGGCGCTGCTGACCGGCTTTGTCCTGGGAACGGCTCGGCTCGTGCTCGAACTGAACGCAGGTGCGCTCGGCCCGGGCCCGCTGCGCTCGCTGGTAGAGATGAACTTTCTGCATTTCGCGGGCGTGCTGTTCGCCTTCTGTTCGGTCGTCCTGGTGCTGGTGAGTCTCCTCACCCCGGCCCCGGATCGCGAACGGTTGCGGGGGCTTACGCTGGCGACGGGCGTCGAGGGCGAGGTCAGGGAAAAGGCGAGTCCGCTGGTAATCGCGGCCAGCGTGCTTCTGCTGGTGACGGTGCTCGCGATCTGGGTGGTGTTTTCATCGTGGGGAGTGGGGTGA
- a CDS encoding M48 family metallopeptidase produces MDFFQFQEDARRRSGLLVGCYLAAMALIITAVYAAFTLVLYFALSGEQDHASTVRWTWWNPELFLGVTGITLLIVLAGTAYKIVQLSRGGAAVATMLGGREVRPDTNDPNERKLRHVVEEMAIASGTPVPEIYVLDQEPGINAFAAGFKTGDAVVAVTRGAITHLDRGELQGVIGHEFSHILNGDMRLNLRLTGVLHGILVIGLIGVFILRSLVFARGRSRKDARVIMAAAVAGATLAAIGFIGVFFGRIIKSAISRQREHLADSSAIQFTRNPDGLAGALKKIGGASYGSRVDHAHAEEASHFFFANGLSSRMAGLLSTHPPLAERIRKIDPSFDGVFPEVQVESAPSYVEGVSGLAGEIAQEKQRAKLAVAPAAMVYGVGTPRPEHVEYARELIASLPESLSAAAREPFGARAVLYALLLNDESGARDKQMDRLARHADPAVFEETRRLADAAASLEAEHRLPLADLAIASLKELSPAQFRDFRDNIRHLIHADEAVDLFEYTLSRMILRHLKPKFEKVEKRTVKWHGIRPLLPDIAALLSCLACWGADSREDAEAAFETAAGQLKEDGLDMAAPDQCGLDPLDRALDRLRLAAPPIKKRVLAACIACVAADGTVTHEEAELLRAVADSLECPVPPLLPGESLNGAG; encoded by the coding sequence ATGGACTTCTTTCAGTTCCAGGAGGATGCGCGTCGCCGAAGCGGGCTGCTGGTAGGCTGCTACCTGGCGGCGATGGCGCTGATCATCACCGCCGTTTACGCGGCGTTCACGCTGGTCCTGTATTTCGCGCTCAGCGGCGAACAGGATCACGCGAGCACGGTGCGCTGGACCTGGTGGAATCCTGAACTCTTCCTCGGGGTCACGGGGATTACCCTGCTGATCGTGCTGGCCGGCACGGCGTATAAGATCGTCCAGCTCTCGCGCGGCGGCGCAGCCGTGGCGACGATGCTCGGAGGACGCGAGGTGCGCCCGGACACGAACGACCCGAACGAACGCAAACTGCGCCATGTCGTCGAGGAAATGGCGATCGCTTCCGGCACCCCCGTTCCGGAGATCTATGTGCTCGACCAGGAGCCGGGCATCAACGCCTTCGCGGCCGGATTCAAGACGGGCGACGCCGTGGTGGCGGTGACGAGAGGCGCCATCACGCATCTCGACCGCGGCGAACTGCAGGGCGTGATCGGCCACGAGTTCAGTCATATCCTGAACGGCGACATGCGGCTGAACCTGCGCCTGACCGGGGTGCTCCACGGCATCCTGGTGATCGGTCTCATCGGCGTCTTCATCCTGCGCTCGCTGGTCTTCGCCCGGGGGCGATCGCGAAAAGACGCGCGCGTGATCATGGCCGCGGCGGTGGCGGGGGCCACGCTGGCGGCGATCGGATTTATCGGCGTGTTCTTCGGGCGCATCATCAAAAGCGCCATCTCCAGACAGCGAGAGCATCTCGCCGATTCCTCGGCGATCCAGTTCACGCGCAATCCCGACGGACTGGCCGGCGCACTCAAAAAGATCGGCGGGGCCTCGTACGGCTCCCGGGTCGACCACGCACATGCGGAGGAGGCGAGTCACTTCTTTTTCGCCAACGGTCTCTCCTCCCGGATGGCGGGGCTGCTCTCGACCCACCCTCCCCTGGCGGAGCGCATCAGGAAAATCGATCCCTCGTTCGACGGCGTCTTCCCGGAAGTACAGGTTGAATCGGCCCCGTCCTACGTGGAGGGGGTGTCCGGCCTGGCCGGCGAAATCGCGCAGGAAAAGCAGCGCGCGAAGCTGGCGGTCGCCCCGGCGGCGATGGTCTACGGCGTCGGCACGCCCCGGCCGGAACACGTGGAGTATGCCCGCGAGCTGATCGCCTCGCTGCCCGAGTCGCTGTCCGCGGCGGCCCGCGAACCGTTCGGCGCCCGCGCGGTGCTGTACGCCCTTCTGCTCAACGACGAATCCGGCGCCCGGGACAAGCAGATGGACCGCCTGGCCCGGCACGCCGATCCCGCCGTTTTCGAGGAGACGCGCCGTCTCGCCGACGCGGCGGCGAGCCTCGAAGCCGAACATCGTCTGCCGCTGGCGGACCTCGCCATCGCCTCCCTGAAAGAACTGTCCCCGGCGCAGTTCCGCGACTTCCGGGATAACATCCGGCATCTCATCCACGCCGACGAGGCGGTCGATCTGTTTGAATACACGCTTTCGCGCATGATCCTGCGCCACCTCAAGCCGAAGTTCGAAAAGGTCGAAAAACGGACGGTCAAGTGGCACGGAATCCGGCCGCTGCTCCCGGATATCGCCGCCCTGCTCTCCTGCCTCGCCTGCTGGGGGGCCGACTCCCGGGAAGACGCGGAGGCGGCCTTTGAAACCGCGGCGGGGCAGTTGAAAGAAGACGGGCTGGACATGGCCGCCCCCGATCAATGCGGCCTGGACCCGCTCGACCGCGCCCTCGACCGGCTGCGCCTCGCCGCGCCCCCAATCAAGAAACGCGTACTCGCCGCCTGTATCGCCTGTGTCGCCGCCGACGGCACCGTGACGCACGAAGAGGCGGAACTGCTGCGCGCGGTCGCCGACTCGCTCGAATGTCCCGTTCCGCCGCTGCTTCCGGGAGAATCGCTGAACGGGGCGGGCTGA
- a CDS encoding beta-L-arabinofuranosidase domain-containing protein, producing the protein MSQLYVPVVIMLSLLPMITPLRAAVTPYAMDERTAALYHFDAVEGRELQDSSPAANHLLIPEGGDILTEGPPGLGSALITGGDRRIERGGETANLKEFDTTSFTIEAWVRLDRPRPGLQGLVRIDDGGGPNEIRDSLVQFIYNGREGELQLGFMKEPEGVYHVVRSPHLDLAGQGWVHLAVTYHEGEVRFFADPARRRDYIPSRAGSPLGSPVRAPRIRGLHADGRGQIGIGGFANIGAFNGAIDEVRWSNGVRDQFNLMEGEPQDEEATFRATASAKSSAPAEFDLQVYEAYAPQTPPPEPRFRALPFGAVQPSGWLRAQINRDVEQGAFAWFDQLSWTVQNDAFGTRGDNPEKQGHYGVYWDGAHEGYWTDARVRMAYLSDNTAARAKADRWVEHILETQDEDGYLGIYPPGRRYARALSGEMPTKAWMNMGLIAYAQATGREDVLGAVEREANLTMRSYTPEHRYYSPIPKYGRRAGITHGLLYGEIMELLWKATGEEVYRNYGHFYYDDYNTLTNAQLVGTDMQVHHLLDEDLDFQGHGVHTAEHLRFPLWAWYWTGDPVYRDAFDAALRKLERHGSVSGSLCGDEDIGGRHARSDFAYEFCTTTELMISLLYAAEKTGDPAYADRAETAFFNAAHGARLPDGTAHSYLTPDNRLSINTVPHHTHDKYKYSPSHFPPCCTLMLFRIAPYYVQHMWMATENKPGVAAVAYGPSRLATEIDGVHVEIEEETGYPFTNRALIRVTPERPHSFDLWLRKPGWCPEIRFDTDAEVELIDGYYRLHRKWMPGDEVALKFEMPIRAVESVDGLTALAHGALVYAFKIPEKAIPVKTWGESGLHDYHFEPAYFHHRWNGYCFDRNLGPAFGFEVERDEAADLNDPWTSVPVRLRGKLLVGFGHVHDEVTLVPMGSTVLRRTTLPVGQLNEQ; encoded by the coding sequence ATGAGCCAATTATATGTTCCTGTGGTAATCATGCTTTCGCTGCTGCCCATGATTACCCCCTTGCGAGCGGCGGTGACTCCGTACGCGATGGATGAGAGGACCGCGGCGCTGTACCACTTCGATGCCGTAGAGGGTCGCGAACTGCAGGATAGCTCCCCGGCGGCCAACCACCTTCTGATACCCGAAGGCGGAGATATTTTGACCGAAGGACCTCCGGGCCTGGGTTCCGCACTCATCACGGGAGGAGACCGCAGGATTGAGCGCGGCGGCGAAACGGCGAATCTCAAAGAATTCGATACCACCTCGTTCACGATCGAAGCCTGGGTACGGCTTGATCGGCCGAGACCGGGATTGCAGGGCCTGGTGCGGATCGACGACGGTGGCGGCCCGAACGAGATCCGGGACTCGCTGGTACAGTTCATCTACAACGGCCGGGAGGGCGAGCTTCAACTGGGGTTCATGAAAGAGCCTGAAGGGGTATACCACGTGGTGCGTTCGCCGCACCTGGACCTGGCCGGGCAGGGATGGGTCCACCTGGCCGTGACGTACCACGAGGGCGAGGTGCGCTTCTTCGCCGATCCCGCCCGGCGCCGTGACTACATCCCCTCCCGCGCCGGTTCGCCGCTCGGCTCCCCCGTGCGCGCGCCGCGCATTCGGGGACTCCATGCAGACGGGCGGGGTCAGATCGGCATCGGCGGCTTTGCCAACATCGGTGCGTTCAATGGTGCGATAGACGAAGTGCGCTGGTCCAACGGCGTGCGTGATCAGTTCAACCTGATGGAGGGTGAGCCTCAGGATGAGGAAGCCACGTTTCGCGCGACAGCTTCGGCGAAGTCGTCCGCGCCCGCGGAGTTCGATCTCCAGGTCTACGAGGCCTACGCGCCACAAACCCCGCCGCCCGAGCCCCGTTTTCGGGCGCTGCCCTTCGGCGCTGTACAGCCCTCCGGCTGGCTGAGAGCCCAGATCAATCGCGATGTGGAGCAGGGGGCGTTCGCCTGGTTTGATCAATTGAGCTGGACGGTACAGAACGACGCTTTCGGCACGCGCGGGGATAACCCGGAAAAGCAGGGCCACTACGGGGTCTACTGGGACGGCGCGCACGAGGGATACTGGACCGATGCACGGGTCCGCATGGCTTATCTCTCCGATAACACGGCGGCGCGGGCCAAGGCCGACCGGTGGGTCGAACACATCCTTGAGACGCAGGACGAGGACGGATATCTCGGCATCTATCCGCCGGGTCGCAGGTATGCGCGAGCCCTTTCCGGCGAAATGCCGACCAAGGCCTGGATGAACATGGGCCTGATCGCCTACGCACAGGCCACCGGGCGTGAGGACGTACTCGGTGCCGTGGAGCGCGAGGCGAATCTCACCATGCGCTCCTACACGCCGGAACATCGCTATTATTCGCCCATACCGAAATACGGACGGCGCGCCGGGATTACTCACGGCCTGCTCTACGGCGAAATCATGGAGCTGCTCTGGAAGGCGACGGGCGAGGAGGTGTACCGCAACTACGGCCACTTCTATTACGACGATTACAATACGCTGACGAACGCCCAGTTGGTCGGGACCGATATGCAGGTCCATCATCTGCTCGACGAGGATCTCGACTTTCAGGGACACGGCGTGCATACCGCCGAGCATCTCCGTTTCCCTCTCTGGGCGTGGTACTGGACCGGCGATCCCGTCTACCGCGACGCCTTCGACGCCGCGTTGCGCAAACTGGAGCGCCATGGCTCGGTCAGCGGCAGCCTCTGCGGCGATGAGGATATCGGCGGGCGCCACGCGCGATCCGACTTCGCGTATGAGTTCTGCACCACGACCGAGCTTATGATTTCTCTGCTCTACGCAGCCGAAAAGACCGGTGATCCGGCATACGCCGACCGCGCCGAGACGGCGTTTTTCAATGCCGCCCATGGTGCCCGCCTGCCCGACGGCACGGCGCACAGTTATCTGACCCCGGATAACCGCCTCTCGATCAATACCGTGCCGCACCACACCCACGACAAATACAAGTATTCGCCGAGTCACTTCCCGCCGTGCTGCACGCTGATGCTGTTTCGCATCGCACCCTACTACGTGCAGCACATGTGGATGGCGACGGAAAACAAACCGGGGGTGGCCGCCGTGGCCTATGGCCCAAGCCGTCTGGCGACCGAGATCGACGGAGTGCACGTCGAGATCGAAGAGGAGACCGGCTACCCCTTCACGAATCGTGCGCTGATTCGCGTGACGCCGGAACGGCCGCACTCCTTCGACCTGTGGTTAAGAAAACCCGGATGGTGTCCGGAGATCCGTTTCGATACGGACGCCGAGGTGGAACTGATCGATGGCTATTACCGGCTTCACCGGAAATGGATGCCCGGAGATGAAGTTGCCCTGAAATTCGAGATGCCGATCCGGGCGGTGGAGAGCGTCGACGGTCTTACGGCCCTCGCACATGGCGCACTCGTCTACGCCTTTAAGATCCCGGAAAAGGCGATCCCGGTTAAAACGTGGGGCGAGAGCGGGCTGCACGATTATCACTTTGAACCGGCGTATTTCCACCACCGATGGAACGGATATTGTTTTGATCGCAATCTGGGCCCGGCGTTCGGGTTCGAGGTGGAGAGAGACGAGGCGGCGGATCTGAACGATCCCTGGACATCCGTTCCGGTTCGCTTGCGCGGGAAACTGCTGGTCGGGTTCGGCCATGTACACGATGAGGTGACGCTCGTTCCGATGGGGAGTACAGTCTTGCGCCGGACGACCCTGCCGGTGGGACAGCTTAACGAGCAATAG
- a CDS encoding uroporphyrinogen decarboxylase family protein: MNGYERVRAAQRGEPTDRVPVFLHNFMAAAREAGYTMREFGTDPRKAADAFIRITEKYDLDGVLMDIDTATTAGALGVPIDFPEHEPARCEHGLLRTLDDLERLEPERIGENEHLQVWLETMRRLKEHFGDEKYLRGNIDQAPFSAASMLRSPQAWMMDLVDEENHEAVHRLLEICTRATCRFIDLMAGAGAHMVSSGDSPAGPAMISPEMYGEFARPYEDLAAEHAHEQGMPYLLHICGDTGAILDQFAGRPIDAVELDYQTDVQRIHDTLSGTSVAFWGNVDPSGVLARGTPERVRCEARRLMDLFSDTPRFVLNSGCALPADTPEENMRAFREVVDET; this comes from the coding sequence GTGAACGGGTATGAACGTGTTCGTGCCGCTCAGCGCGGCGAACCCACGGACCGGGTGCCGGTCTTTCTGCACAATTTCATGGCGGCCGCGCGCGAAGCCGGATACACCATGCGCGAGTTTGGTACGGACCCGCGCAAGGCCGCCGACGCCTTTATTCGCATTACGGAGAAATACGATCTCGACGGCGTGCTGATGGACATCGACACCGCCACGACGGCAGGAGCCCTGGGCGTACCGATCGATTTCCCCGAACACGAGCCGGCGCGATGCGAACACGGACTGCTGCGGACGCTTGATGATCTTGAGCGCCTTGAGCCGGAGCGGATCGGCGAAAACGAACACCTCCAAGTGTGGCTCGAGACGATGCGGCGGCTCAAGGAACACTTCGGCGATGAGAAGTATCTGCGCGGCAACATCGACCAGGCCCCGTTCTCGGCCGCCAGCATGCTGCGTTCGCCGCAGGCGTGGATGATGGATCTGGTCGATGAGGAGAACCACGAGGCGGTGCATCGACTGCTGGAAATCTGTACCCGCGCCACCTGCCGATTCATCGATTTGATGGCCGGGGCCGGCGCGCACATGGTTTCGAGCGGCGACAGTCCCGCCGGCCCGGCCATGATTTCCCCGGAAATGTACGGGGAATTCGCACGCCCTTACGAGGACCTCGCCGCCGAACACGCTCACGAGCAGGGGATGCCGTACCTGCTGCATATCTGCGGGGATACGGGAGCGATTCTCGACCAGTTCGCGGGGCGACCGATCGATGCCGTCGAACTGGACTACCAGACGGACGTGCAGCGTATCCACGACACTTTGAGCGGCACGTCGGTGGCTTTCTGGGGCAACGTAGATCCCAGCGGTGTACTGGCACGCGGAACTCCGGAGCGCGTCCGCTGCGAGGCGCGCAGGCTCATGGATCTGTTCTCAGACACGCCGCGCTTTGTGCTCAACAGCGGTTGTGCGCTCCCCGCCGATACGCCGGAAGAGAATATGCGCGCGTTCCGGGAGGTCGTCGATGAGACCTGA
- a CDS encoding Txe/YoeB family addiction module toxin gives MSWKLIYTRQAKKDARKLASSGLKDKAKQLLEILEEDPFQSPPPFERLVGDFAGACSRRINIQHRLVYQVLSDINTVKVIRMWTHYE, from the coding sequence GTGAGCTGGAAACTCATTTACACCAGGCAAGCCAAAAAGGATGCTCGCAAGCTTGCATCCTCCGGATTGAAAGATAAAGCAAAGCAACTTCTCGAGATCTTGGAGGAAGACCCATTTCAGTCTCCTCCACCATTCGAGAGACTCGTTGGCGACTTCGCTGGCGCGTGCTCGCGACGCATTAACATTCAGCATCGTCTCGTGTATCAAGTTCTAAGTGATATCAACACGGTCAAGGTCATCCGGATGTGGACCCACTACGAGTAA
- a CDS encoding type II toxin-antitoxin system Phd/YefM family antitoxin has protein sequence MTTLTATEARKQLYTLLDDVSQSHDPIQIAGKRHSAVLVAEDDWRAIQETLHLDSIPGMRDSIVDGMKTSVEQCEEDLDW, from the coding sequence ATGACTACGCTGACCGCAACAGAAGCCAGAAAGCAACTTTACACGCTACTTGATGACGTTTCGCAGTCCCACGATCCGATCCAGATCGCAGGCAAGCGGCATTCTGCAGTCCTCGTTGCCGAAGATGATTGGCGAGCCATACAGGAGACGCTTCACCTGGATTCCATCCCGGGAATGAGAGATTCTATAGTGGATGGCATGAAGACGTCTGTTGAGCAGTGTGAAGAGGACCTCGACTGGTGA
- a CDS encoding helix-turn-helix transcriptional regulator: MKSRDPHTRMMREAEGRLPYVEQPSCSGWRQTYAGDDTQCPFIPHLGRVRYGVALTELPHHIHKDCFELAGIISGHLHWELGGREYVLHPGDCFLTLPGEVHGGCRSVMEPGELFFVQIDAIRAGRDEEMRKLLDRLFEFEARKFPGCTQIVALLERMMHVCEHPKWHARLLQRSRLTLLLAETIECAGRSDDRPALTPPVHRALRYLDEHLCEGVVVADLRHASRLSRSEFFRRFKLETGERPHEMLLRRKLELACDHLTGTAWRITDIAHELGFSSSQYFATVFKKYTGTTPRRYRAELKGHKGAQGGGSG, translated from the coding sequence GTGAAATCCCGCGATCCCCACACCCGGATGATGCGTGAGGCGGAAGGCCGGCTGCCCTATGTGGAACAGCCTTCCTGTTCCGGCTGGCGTCAGACTTATGCCGGAGACGACACGCAGTGTCCGTTCATCCCCCATCTGGGGCGGGTTCGTTACGGCGTCGCGCTGACCGAATTGCCGCATCATATTCATAAAGACTGTTTCGAACTCGCGGGCATTATTTCGGGCCACCTGCACTGGGAACTCGGCGGACGGGAATATGTGCTGCACCCCGGCGACTGTTTTCTCACCCTGCCCGGCGAAGTGCACGGAGGGTGCCGATCGGTCATGGAGCCGGGGGAACTCTTTTTTGTTCAGATCGACGCGATTCGAGCGGGGCGCGACGAGGAGATGCGCAAGCTGCTCGACCGGCTCTTTGAATTCGAGGCGCGTAAGTTTCCGGGATGCACTCAAATCGTGGCCTTACTCGAACGGATGATGCATGTCTGCGAACATCCTAAATGGCATGCCCGTCTGTTGCAGCGCAGCCGCCTCACGCTATTGCTTGCCGAAACGATCGAATGCGCCGGTCGTTCCGATGACCGGCCCGCCCTGACACCACCGGTACACCGGGCGCTCCGTTACCTCGACGAGCACCTCTGCGAAGGGGTCGTCGTGGCGGATCTCCGTCATGCCTCGCGATTGAGCCGGAGCGAGTTCTTCCGCCGATTCAAGCTCGAGACGGGCGAGCGGCCTCATGAGATGCTTCTGCGCCGAAAACTCGAGCTGGCGTGTGACCACTTGACGGGGACGGCGTGGCGAATCACCGATATCGCGCATGAGCTCGGGTTCTCCAGCAGCCAGTACTTCGCCACGGTCTTCAAAAAGTATACCGGCACGACGCCAAGGCGCTATCGGGCCGAGCTGAAGGGCCACAAAGGGGCACAGGGGGGAGGCAGTGGATGA